The Burkholderia pyrrocinia genome includes a window with the following:
- a CDS encoding DUF1266 domain-containing protein — protein MLKLLIGAAVLWLVWYVWRSLRIAARMVREVDADQAAGATGAAGTVPVRQTTAVSLARTLADQAPPNRRRWALALADILLIRNGLRCDCDDLVYTLPDTQREQLARQLRRELDLPADLPEWQIVQRVPPILAGWIRGVGRSHEGFYEQLAAVGRVRDALAFDCARTAFLVRCIALLGWASEQQAWVVLLLNAQRAQDSFDSWEDFGLAYARARQHWLRGSGQDGPASSRATQEVREHLRNPSGNWLSLPWKRYRIFDPQPVSS, from the coding sequence ATGCTGAAACTGCTGATCGGCGCGGCCGTGCTGTGGCTCGTGTGGTACGTGTGGCGCTCGTTGCGGATTGCCGCGCGGATGGTGCGCGAAGTGGACGCCGACCAGGCCGCCGGTGCCACCGGTGCCGCCGGCACGGTGCCGGTCCGGCAGACCACCGCGGTCTCGCTCGCACGCACGCTCGCCGACCAGGCGCCGCCGAATCGCCGCCGCTGGGCGCTCGCGCTCGCCGACATCCTGCTGATCCGCAACGGGCTGCGCTGCGATTGCGACGACCTCGTGTACACGCTGCCCGACACGCAGCGCGAACAGCTCGCCCGCCAGTTGCGGCGCGAGCTCGACCTGCCGGCCGACCTGCCGGAATGGCAGATCGTGCAGCGCGTGCCGCCGATCCTCGCCGGCTGGATACGTGGCGTGGGCCGCTCGCACGAAGGCTTCTACGAACAGCTTGCAGCCGTTGGGCGCGTACGCGACGCGCTGGCGTTCGATTGCGCGCGCACCGCGTTTCTCGTGCGCTGCATCGCACTGCTCGGCTGGGCGTCCGAACAGCAGGCGTGGGTCGTGCTGCTGCTCAATGCGCAGCGCGCGCAGGACAGCTTCGATAGCTGGGAAGACTTCGGGCTCGCGTACGCGCGTGCGCGCCAGCACTGGTTGCGCGGCAGCGGCCAGGACGGCCCCGCATCGTCGCGCGCCACGCAGGAAGTGCGCGAGCACCTGCGCAACCCGTCCGGAAACTGGCTTTCGCTGCCGTGGAAGCGCTATCGCATCTTCGATCCCCAACCCGTTTCGTCATGA
- a CDS encoding DUF4034 domain-containing protein yields MSSAPADLIPPAKSRWFICDVDALLRAGDFAALDTQLDAALAASFTDRTAEALYVDALPADVQPCIEAGAEGLARLRAWQAANPHSAHAWLCEAHYWHHWAYEYRGSGWAETVTESGWICAHACATMTIVAALRALVLAPTMWSAPKVIFTSVSSFDEPEWLTQLVRQRRWPVTELHLNVGAHDEATRAELQGMLARSGLKPEVPVACPAEFPEALPGPVQGKKLRKGKWYWMEATLHIHPHAFFSMRTFIWYMQPRWGGSHDHVRAFVDSDACAHLDAVEKDRLRHEIWRDDYIGDTLDSDDDDDDARRAMAATLARAKAALHPYHRWETLHWLAHSHFMRSEYEQAYARLQEAECDQPINDNHAMAMGVRLALDLDPQGTWLTGAIERASNARACTSAMILRGYAHRTGTFGFAQDDARGDAWLEAARVNEPGSLAWNQLASAMRNEGRRPADAVALCELGYEAGGDSCAYLLGCFYEDGMHVTQDLYRAAHYFRESVDDGGNMAAYKLGFAYYHIAGASKDEAERTRMQVEAVEAARMAHEMGHTEGLETMLMFIADVDDLPSRHRYVDELRRHAEGGHPAAMAALSSILADSRDKSLYNYRESVRWIMGAQAIAPDDEYVRNITRLRHEDGMLGKLLYKLHRKQIKAHEIPGSDNAMV; encoded by the coding sequence ATGTCCTCCGCTCCCGCCGACCTGATTCCGCCCGCGAAGTCCCGATGGTTCATCTGCGACGTCGACGCGCTGTTGCGCGCGGGCGATTTTGCCGCGCTCGACACGCAACTCGACGCCGCGCTCGCCGCCAGCTTCACCGACCGCACGGCCGAAGCGCTGTACGTCGACGCGCTGCCGGCCGACGTGCAGCCGTGCATCGAAGCCGGCGCCGAAGGCCTCGCGCGCCTGCGCGCGTGGCAGGCCGCGAACCCGCACTCCGCGCATGCATGGCTGTGCGAAGCGCACTACTGGCACCACTGGGCGTACGAGTATCGCGGCTCCGGCTGGGCCGAGACGGTGACCGAATCCGGCTGGATCTGCGCGCATGCGTGCGCAACGATGACGATCGTCGCCGCGCTGCGCGCACTGGTGCTCGCACCGACAATGTGGAGCGCGCCGAAGGTGATCTTCACGAGCGTGTCGTCGTTCGACGAACCCGAGTGGCTCACGCAGCTCGTGCGACAGCGCCGCTGGCCCGTGACCGAGCTGCACCTGAACGTCGGCGCCCACGACGAGGCCACGCGCGCCGAACTGCAGGGCATGCTAGCAAGGTCGGGGCTGAAGCCCGAGGTACCCGTCGCCTGCCCGGCTGAATTTCCGGAAGCGCTGCCCGGCCCCGTCCAGGGCAAGAAGCTGCGCAAGGGCAAGTGGTACTGGATGGAAGCGACGCTGCACATCCACCCGCACGCGTTCTTCTCGATGCGCACGTTCATCTGGTACATGCAGCCGCGCTGGGGCGGCTCGCACGACCACGTCCGCGCGTTCGTCGATTCCGACGCGTGCGCGCACCTCGACGCAGTCGAGAAGGACCGGCTGCGCCACGAGATCTGGCGCGACGACTATATCGGCGATACGCTCGATTCGGATGACGACGACGACGATGCGCGCCGCGCGATGGCCGCGACGCTCGCGCGGGCGAAGGCCGCGCTGCATCCGTATCACCGCTGGGAAACGCTGCACTGGCTCGCGCACAGTCATTTCATGCGCAGCGAATACGAGCAGGCTTACGCGCGCCTGCAGGAAGCCGAGTGCGATCAGCCGATCAACGACAACCACGCGATGGCGATGGGCGTGCGGCTGGCGCTCGACCTCGATCCGCAGGGCACCTGGCTGACCGGTGCGATCGAACGCGCATCGAATGCGCGCGCGTGTACGTCGGCGATGATCCTGCGCGGCTACGCCCATCGCACCGGCACGTTCGGCTTCGCGCAGGACGACGCACGCGGTGACGCGTGGCTCGAAGCCGCGCGCGTGAACGAGCCGGGCTCGCTCGCATGGAACCAGCTCGCATCCGCGATGCGCAACGAAGGCCGTCGGCCCGCCGACGCCGTTGCCCTGTGCGAGCTCGGCTACGAAGCGGGCGGCGATTCGTGCGCCTACCTGCTCGGCTGCTTCTACGAAGACGGCATGCACGTGACGCAGGATCTGTACCGCGCCGCCCACTATTTCCGCGAGTCGGTCGACGACGGCGGCAACATGGCCGCCTACAAGCTCGGGTTTGCGTACTATCACATCGCGGGCGCCAGCAAGGACGAAGCCGAACGCACGCGCATGCAGGTCGAGGCCGTCGAGGCCGCGCGCATGGCGCACGAGATGGGGCATACCGAGGGGCTCGAGACCATGCTGATGTTCATCGCCGACGTCGACGATCTCCCGTCGCGCCATCGTTACGTCGACGAACTGCGCCGCCATGCGGAAGGCGGCCATCCGGCGGCGATGGCCGCGCTGTCGTCGATCCTGGCCGACAGCCGCGACAAGTCGCTCTACAACTATCGCGAAAGCGTGCGCTGGATCATGGGCGCGCAGGCGATCGCGCCGGACGACGAATACGTGCGCAACATCACGCGCCTGCGCCACGAGGACGGCATGCTCGGCAAGCTGCTGTACAAGCTGCACCGCAAGCAGATCAAGGCGCACGAGATTCCCGGCAGCGACAACGCGATGGTCTGA
- a CDS encoding alpha/beta fold hydrolase, with amino-acid sequence MNAELDDDELVRFDAHGGTPLPAADAEGWLEHDGARIWHASFGHGPPVVLLHGGLGHGGNWGNQVPALLAAGYRAILVDSRGHGRSTRDDQPYSYERMASDVLAVLDALHVDRARFVGWSDGACIALVLAARAPERVAGVFFFACNMDPGGTKEMVPSPLIERCFARHRKDYAQLSATPDQFDAFVAAVSEMMRTQPDYSAQELAAIAVPVTIVQGEHDEFIRPEHAAYLARTIPGATLTILPGVSHFAPLQRPARFNAAMLAFLDRLPG; translated from the coding sequence ATGAATGCGGAACTCGACGACGACGAACTCGTCCGCTTCGACGCGCACGGCGGCACGCCGCTGCCGGCGGCCGATGCCGAAGGATGGCTGGAACACGACGGCGCGCGCATCTGGCACGCGTCGTTCGGCCACGGCCCGCCGGTCGTGCTGCTGCACGGCGGCCTCGGCCACGGCGGCAACTGGGGCAACCAGGTGCCGGCGCTGCTCGCGGCCGGTTACCGCGCGATCCTGGTCGACAGCCGCGGCCACGGCCGCAGCACGCGCGACGACCAACCCTATTCCTACGAACGCATGGCGTCGGACGTGCTCGCGGTCCTGGACGCGCTGCACGTCGACCGCGCGCGCTTCGTCGGCTGGAGCGACGGCGCGTGCATCGCGCTCGTGCTGGCGGCCCGCGCACCGGAGCGCGTGGCCGGCGTGTTCTTCTTCGCGTGCAACATGGACCCGGGCGGCACGAAGGAGATGGTGCCGAGCCCGCTGATCGAGCGCTGCTTCGCGCGGCACCGGAAGGACTACGCACAACTGTCCGCGACGCCGGACCAGTTCGACGCATTCGTCGCGGCCGTCAGCGAAATGATGCGGACGCAACCGGATTACAGCGCACAGGAGCTCGCGGCGATCGCCGTGCCGGTGACGATCGTGCAGGGCGAGCACGACGAATTCATCCGGCCCGAGCATGCGGCATATCTGGCGCGCACGATTCCGGGCGCGACGCTGACGATCCTGCCCGGCGTGAGCCATTTCGCGCCGCTGCAGCGGCCCGCGCGGTTCAACGCGGCGATGCTGGCCTTTCTCGACCGGCTGCCGGGATGA
- a CDS encoding YncE family protein: MHSNPFRLRSARLLAALTLATTAVAVHAADWIVSGNDGKYQRVEGRDTYLPSPPADTLTLLDASVFPPKVALQVDVENGIQGPPQAVAITPDAKLALVGAPTRYDTAAKQLVYDTFLQVVNLGAAPPAITRIELGTHPQGIAIDRSGRLALVANVDGSVSILRIDGTQVTLDGNLKIGKKRLAGISFTHDGKHALVSLRDEQGVAVLNVDDGKVTDSGTRLSTGVAPYTIDVSSDNRWAVVSNVGLAGLPGYTGTLAGDADSVALIDVSRVPFRTVQYLTVPSLPEGVAISPNGKWIAVQSMDGSNLTPDNPGRHKLGKVLLFEIRDGQAVKTSELPGGEAAQGIVFTADSRHVIVQFNVERQLALYAVEGGKLSDTGKRIALTGGPSSLRTLPR, translated from the coding sequence ATGCATTCGAATCCTTTCCGCCTGCGCAGCGCGCGCCTGCTCGCCGCGCTGACCCTCGCCACGACGGCCGTCGCCGTGCACGCCGCCGACTGGATCGTGTCCGGCAACGACGGCAAATACCAGCGCGTCGAGGGCCGCGACACCTACCTGCCCTCACCGCCTGCCGACACGCTGACGCTGCTCGACGCCAGCGTGTTCCCGCCGAAAGTCGCGCTGCAGGTCGACGTCGAGAACGGCATCCAGGGGCCGCCGCAGGCCGTCGCGATCACGCCCGACGCGAAGCTCGCGCTCGTCGGCGCGCCGACGCGTTACGACACGGCTGCGAAGCAGCTCGTGTACGACACGTTCCTGCAAGTCGTGAATCTCGGCGCCGCACCGCCCGCGATCACGCGCATCGAACTCGGCACGCATCCGCAGGGGATCGCGATCGACCGCTCGGGCCGGCTCGCGCTCGTCGCGAACGTCGACGGCAGCGTATCGATCCTGCGCATCGACGGCACGCAGGTGACGCTCGACGGCAACCTGAAGATCGGCAAGAAGCGGCTGGCCGGGATCAGCTTCACGCACGACGGCAAGCATGCGCTCGTGTCGCTGCGCGACGAGCAGGGCGTCGCGGTGCTGAACGTCGACGACGGCAAGGTGACCGACAGCGGCACGCGCCTGAGCACGGGCGTCGCGCCTTACACGATCGACGTGTCGAGCGACAATCGCTGGGCTGTCGTCAGCAACGTCGGGCTCGCGGGGCTGCCGGGCTATACGGGAACGCTCGCGGGCGACGCCGATTCGGTCGCGCTGATCGACGTGTCGCGCGTGCCGTTCCGCACGGTCCAGTACCTGACGGTGCCGTCGCTGCCGGAAGGCGTCGCGATTTCGCCGAACGGGAAGTGGATCGCCGTGCAGTCGATGGACGGCTCGAACCTGACGCCCGACAATCCGGGCCGCCACAAGCTCGGCAAGGTGCTGCTGTTCGAGATCCGCGACGGGCAGGCCGTGAAGACCAGCGAGTTGCCCGGCGGCGAAGCCGCGCAGGGCATCGTGTTTACCGCCGACAGCCGGCACGTGATCGTGCAGTTCAACGTCGAACGGCAGCTTGCGCTTTATGCGGTGGAAGGCGGCAAGCTGAGCGATACGGGCAAGCGTATTGCGCTGACGGGCGGGCCGTCTTCATTGAGGACGTTGCCGCGCTGA
- a CDS encoding M81 family metallopeptidase, with product MKILIARMNHETNTFSPVPTPLAAFGRHGPDWGDDAYRANRGMRTAMAAFIDAAAREGAEIVTPVSAAANPSGPVAADAYAAICDAIVAAAPGCDAVMLDLHGAMVAEQSADGEGDLLARVRAALPDAPIAVALDLHANVTQKMIDHADVIVSFKTYPHVDMVETGEHAARVLLDRLHGRARPVLAWRQPPLMTSTLLSASAEGAMRRAVDAARAAEADGMLAVSVLPGFSLADIPAPCISVVVVADGDRAAADAVAERIARQIWDARDAFVYRSPPLADSVAQAAALARDADRPVLMLDHGDNCMSGGPCDTMDLLEAALAHGLDGIVSGPLCDPEAVAVLIDAGVGATVTVPVGNRLPSHGGVRREPFRATGVVRALTDGEYVITGPTYTGQRAYMGRTAVLDIGAATLVVTECTQEPWDLGVFESVGVDPRRARFLLLKSRMYCRPVFVPIAAALVECDSRGVTGSDYGLFRYERLARPVYPLDDIDRWEQGASPAA from the coding sequence ATGAAGATCCTGATCGCCCGGATGAACCATGAGACCAACACGTTCTCGCCGGTGCCGACGCCGCTCGCCGCGTTCGGCCGCCACGGTCCCGACTGGGGCGACGACGCGTATCGCGCGAACCGCGGGATGCGCACCGCGATGGCCGCGTTCATCGATGCGGCCGCGCGCGAGGGCGCCGAGATCGTGACGCCGGTGTCGGCGGCCGCGAACCCGAGCGGGCCCGTCGCGGCCGACGCGTATGCGGCGATCTGCGACGCGATCGTCGCGGCCGCGCCCGGCTGCGACGCGGTGATGCTCGACCTGCACGGCGCGATGGTCGCCGAGCAGAGCGCGGACGGCGAGGGCGATCTGCTCGCGCGCGTGCGCGCGGCGCTGCCCGATGCGCCGATCGCGGTCGCGCTCGACCTGCATGCAAATGTCACGCAGAAGATGATCGACCACGCGGATGTGATCGTCAGCTTCAAGACCTATCCGCACGTCGACATGGTCGAGACGGGCGAGCACGCGGCGCGCGTGCTGCTCGACCGGCTTCATGGTCGTGCACGGCCCGTGCTCGCATGGCGGCAGCCGCCGCTGATGACGTCGACGCTGCTCAGCGCGAGCGCCGAAGGCGCGATGCGGCGTGCGGTGGACGCCGCACGCGCGGCCGAGGCCGACGGGATGCTCGCGGTTTCGGTGTTGCCCGGCTTTTCGCTCGCGGATATTCCCGCGCCATGCATCAGCGTCGTCGTGGTCGCCGACGGCGATCGCGCCGCGGCCGATGCGGTGGCCGAGCGCATCGCGCGGCAGATCTGGGATGCGCGCGACGCGTTCGTGTACCGCAGCCCGCCGCTCGCGGATTCGGTCGCGCAGGCCGCGGCACTCGCGCGCGACGCGGACCGCCCGGTACTGATGCTCGATCACGGCGACAACTGCATGTCGGGCGGCCCGTGCGACACGATGGACCTGCTCGAGGCCGCGCTCGCGCACGGGCTCGACGGGATCGTCAGCGGGCCGTTGTGCGATCCGGAGGCCGTCGCGGTGTTGATCGATGCAGGCGTCGGCGCAACCGTCACGGTGCCGGTCGGCAACCGGCTGCCGTCGCACGGCGGCGTGCGGCGCGAGCCGTTCCGCGCGACGGGTGTCGTGCGCGCGCTCACCGACGGCGAATACGTGATCACCGGGCCGACGTACACGGGCCAGCGCGCTTACATGGGCCGCACCGCCGTGCTCGACATCGGCGCGGCCACGCTCGTTGTTACCGAGTGCACGCAGGAGCCGTGGGATCTCGGCGTGTTCGAGAGCGTCGGCGTCGATCCGCGCCGCGCGCGCTTCCTGCTGCTGAAATCGCGAATGTATTGCCGGCCGGTGTTCGTGCCGATTGCGGCCGCGCTGGTCGAATGCGACAGCCGCGGCGTGACGGGCTCGGACTACGGGCTGTTTCGCTACGAGCGGCTCGCGCGGCCCGTGTATCCGCTCGACGACATCGATCGGTGGGAGCAGGGCGCGTCACCGGCGGCCTGA